From the genome of Vicia villosa cultivar HV-30 ecotype Madison, WI linkage group LG2, Vvil1.0, whole genome shotgun sequence, one region includes:
- the LOC131647209 gene encoding putative germin-like protein 2-1, producing the protein MKTTFLFVTALALASCAFAFDPSPLQDFCVAINNTNVFVNGKVCEDPKLATPEDFFFSVKEGNTSNSLGSKVTQVTVNEILGLNTLGISLARVDFAPKRLNPPHIHPRGTEILIVLEGTLYVGFVTSNPQNRLITKVLNKGDVFVFPIGLIHFQLNVGYGNALAIAGLSSQNPGVITIANAVFGSNPKISSDVLTKAFQVDNKIVDNLQKQFWTDNN; encoded by the exons ATGAAGACTACTTTCTTGTTTGTGACAGCCTTGGCCTTAGCATCTTGTGCATTTGCCTTTGATCCCAGCCCTCTACAAGACTTTTGTGTAGCTATCAATAACACCAATG TATTTGTGAATGGAAAAGTCTGCGAGGATCCAAAACTTGCTACACCAGAAGATTTCTTTTTCTCCGTCAAAGAAGGAAACACATCAAATTCACTCGGTTCAAAAGTAACACAAGTGACGGTGAATGAGATACTAGGATTAAACACTCTTGGTATCTCTCTTGCGCGTGTTGACTTTGCACCTAAACGTCTAAATCCGCCACATATTCACCCTAGAGGTACTGAGATTCTTATAGTGTTGGAAGGTACTCTCTATGTTGGTTTTGTTACTTCCAATCCACAAAACCGTCTCATTACAAAAGTACTCAACAAAGGAGATGTATTTGTGTTTCCAATTGGTCTCATTCACTTCCAATTGAACGTGGGTTACGGAAATGCGCTTGCTATCGCTGGACTTAGCAGCCAAAATCCAGGTGTTATCACTATTGCAAATGCTGTATTTGGATCTAATCCAAAAATCTCTTCGGATGTTCTCACCAAAGCTTTTCAAGTAGACAATAAGATAGTGGACAATCTTCAAAAACAGTTTTGGACGGACAACAATTAA